A window from Streptomyces sp. NBC_00271 encodes these proteins:
- a CDS encoding TetR/AcrR family transcriptional regulator — protein MSTPERLIESTRELLWERGYVGTSPKAIQEHAGAGQGSMYHHFKGKPDLALAAIRRTAEELRSTAEGVLGAPGSPYERVEAYLRRERDVLRGCPVGRLTMDPDVIASAELRAPVDETIDWLRERLAGIVEEGKEQGQFAPSLDAEEIAATILATVQGGYVLARASGSPAAFDTAVRGLLALLSPAGRGLG, from the coding sequence ATGAGCACTCCGGAGCGGCTGATCGAGTCCACGCGTGAGCTGTTGTGGGAGCGCGGCTACGTGGGCACCAGCCCCAAGGCGATCCAGGAGCACGCGGGCGCCGGGCAGGGCAGCATGTACCACCACTTCAAGGGCAAGCCCGATCTCGCCCTGGCCGCGATCCGACGCACCGCCGAGGAACTGCGGTCTACTGCCGAGGGCGTACTGGGCGCGCCCGGTTCGCCGTACGAGCGCGTCGAGGCGTATCTGCGCCGGGAGCGAGACGTCCTGCGCGGCTGTCCGGTCGGTCGGCTGACGATGGATCCGGACGTGATCGCCAGCGCGGAACTGCGCGCCCCCGTCGACGAGACGATCGACTGGCTGCGCGAGCGACTGGCCGGGATCGTCGAAGAGGGCAAGGAACAGGGGCAGTTCGCGCCGTCGCTGGACGCCGAGGAGATCGCCGCGACGATCCTCGCGACCGTCCAGGGAGGCTATGTGCTCGCGCGCGCCTCGGGCTCCCCGGCCGCCTTCGACACGGCCGTCCGCGGACTGCTCGCCCTGCTCTCCCCCGCCGGTCGGGGCCTCGGCTGA
- a CDS encoding ABC transporter permease yields MNASVRLSVSSLRAHKRRFAGTFLAVLLGVAFLAGTLVMGDTLRASFSTLFGDATKGTDAVVRSADAITTPGESQGVRQPVDTTLVKTVERVPGVAAAAPDIQGAGQLVGSDGKPVGGQGPPTLAGNWITDPKLNPYQLAAGHAPSKSGEVVVNRGAAKKGGLKIGDTTTLRTPGPVRVTIVGLATFGGEDGMAQVTFTGMTQADAEKYLTAKPGEAANIRVRAGPGVGQAELVADLTPVLPRGVEAITGQESARENTDMISSQFLNIFTTFLLVFSGIALLVATFSIHNTFAIVVAQRTRENALLRALGASRRQVTASSLVEASVVAVTASAVGLAGGVGIAAGLQALFPAIGFPFPQGDLVISGLSMLLPLAVGIVVCLGSALLPAVRAGRTAPLAALRETAVDGSGASRGRTLVGAALAVLAVGATLTGVLVSPSLWLAGLGAVLALAAFVVLGPVASSAAVRALGAPLDTLRGVTGGLARRNALRSPKRTAATASALMIGVAVVSLFTVFGASLKATMDQTVSRSFAGDVAVSTPSFGAGGSGLSPELAPAIARQPAVRYAVGLGRGVAQVDGRGRALTVTDPVTLGKVFDLGEVRGSLGDLGTDGIALTRKEAAEQHLTTGDIARLTFTDGKRENFTVRAVYGRSELVGDYVITRAAWAPHRTQDSDSLVAVTFKNGVGAADGKAAVEKVAARYGNPEVQTRDEYARSSAGGIDMMLTLVYALLALAVLIALLGIANTLTLAIHERTRELGLLRAVGQTRAQLRAMVRWESVLVAAFGTAGGLALGAFLGWVLVEASDGASDSTFAFAIPPVRLVVVALVGLAAGALAGLRPARRAARLDVLRAIATE; encoded by the coding sequence GTGAACGCCTCCGTGCGCCTGAGCGTGTCCTCCCTGCGCGCCCACAAACGCCGCTTCGCCGGTACGTTCCTGGCGGTGCTCCTCGGCGTCGCCTTCCTGGCCGGAACGCTGGTCATGGGCGACACGCTGCGGGCGAGCTTCAGCACGCTGTTCGGCGACGCCACGAAGGGCACCGACGCGGTCGTCCGCAGCGCCGACGCCATCACGACGCCCGGTGAGAGCCAGGGTGTGCGCCAACCGGTCGACACCACCCTGGTGAAGACCGTCGAGCGGGTTCCCGGCGTCGCGGCCGCCGCCCCCGACATCCAGGGCGCGGGCCAGCTCGTCGGCAGCGACGGCAAGCCCGTCGGCGGCCAGGGCCCGCCCACCCTCGCCGGCAACTGGATCACCGACCCGAAGCTCAACCCGTACCAACTCGCCGCGGGCCACGCCCCGTCGAAGTCCGGCGAGGTCGTCGTCAACCGGGGCGCCGCGAAGAAGGGCGGCCTGAAGATCGGCGACACGACCACCCTGCGCACCCCCGGTCCCGTCAGGGTGACGATCGTGGGCCTGGCGACCTTCGGCGGCGAGGACGGCATGGCGCAGGTGACGTTCACCGGGATGACGCAGGCCGACGCCGAGAAGTACCTCACCGCGAAGCCCGGCGAGGCGGCGAACATCCGGGTGCGGGCCGGTCCCGGGGTCGGTCAGGCCGAGCTCGTCGCGGACCTGACTCCCGTCCTGCCCAGGGGAGTCGAGGCGATCACCGGCCAGGAGTCGGCGCGGGAGAACACCGACATGATCTCCAGCCAGTTCCTGAACATCTTCACCACCTTCCTGCTCGTCTTCTCCGGCATCGCGCTGCTGGTCGCGACCTTCTCCATCCACAACACCTTCGCGATCGTCGTCGCCCAACGCACCCGCGAGAATGCCCTGTTGCGTGCCCTGGGCGCCTCCCGCCGCCAGGTCACCGCCTCGTCCCTGGTCGAGGCGAGCGTGGTCGCGGTGACCGCGTCGGCCGTCGGCCTCGCGGGCGGCGTCGGGATCGCGGCCGGCCTGCAGGCGCTGTTCCCCGCCATCGGGTTCCCCTTCCCCCAGGGCGACTTGGTGATCAGCGGCCTGTCCATGCTGCTGCCGCTCGCGGTCGGCATCGTGGTCTGCCTGGGCTCCGCGCTGCTGCCCGCCGTACGCGCCGGACGCACCGCGCCGCTGGCCGCGCTGCGCGAGACGGCCGTCGACGGGTCCGGGGCTTCACGGGGGCGGACGCTCGTGGGTGCGGCGCTGGCCGTACTTGCGGTGGGCGCCACCCTGACCGGCGTACTGGTGAGCCCGTCGCTGTGGCTCGCGGGCCTCGGCGCCGTTCTCGCCCTCGCCGCCTTCGTGGTCCTCGGACCCGTGGCGTCGTCGGCCGCCGTACGAGCCCTCGGCGCCCCCCTCGACACGCTGCGCGGTGTCACCGGCGGCCTGGCCCGGCGCAACGCCCTGCGCAGCCCCAAACGGACCGCCGCCACCGCGAGCGCCCTGATGATCGGCGTCGCCGTCGTCTCGCTGTTCACGGTCTTCGGCGCCTCGCTGAAGGCCACCATGGACCAGACGGTCTCCCGGTCCTTCGCGGGTGACGTCGCCGTCAGCACCCCGTCCTTCGGCGCGGGCGGCAGCGGGCTGAGCCCCGAGCTGGCTCCCGCGATCGCGCGGCAGCCGGCCGTCCGGTACGCGGTCGGCCTCGGCCGCGGGGTCGCCCAAGTCGACGGCAGGGGGCGGGCGCTGACCGTCACCGACCCCGTCACACTCGGCAAGGTGTTCGACCTCGGCGAGGTGCGCGGCTCGCTCGGCGACCTGGGCACCGACGGCATCGCGCTCACCCGGAAGGAGGCCGCCGAGCAGCACCTCACGACCGGCGACATCGCCCGGCTCACCTTCACCGACGGCAAGCGCGAGAACTTCACCGTCCGCGCGGTCTACGGCCGCTCCGAACTCGTCGGCGACTACGTCATCACCCGCGCCGCCTGGGCCCCGCACCGCACCCAGGACTCCGACTCGCTCGTCGCCGTCACCTTCAAGAACGGTGTCGGCGCCGCCGACGGCAAGGCGGCGGTCGAGAAGGTGGCCGCGCGGTACGGCAACCCCGAGGTGCAGACCCGCGACGAGTACGCGCGGTCCTCGGCCGGCGGCATCGACATGATGCTGACCCTGGTCTACGCGCTGCTCGCACTCGCGGTGCTCATCGCCCTGCTCGGCATCGCCAACACGCTCACCCTCGCGATCCACGAGCGCACCCGTGAACTCGGTCTGCTGCGGGCGGTCGGGCAGACCCGGGCGCAGCTGCGCGCCATGGTCCGCTGGGAGTCGGTCCTTGTCGCCGCCTTCGGAACGGCGGGCGGACTCGCCCTCGGTGCCTTCCTGGGCTGGGTGCTCGTCGAGGCCTCCGACGGCGCGTCGGACAGCACCTTCGCCTTCGCGATCCCGCCCGTACGGCTCGTCGTGGTGGCGCTCGTGGGCCTCGCGGCGGGAGCCCTCGCGGGGCTGCGCCCGGCCCGGCGGGCAGCACGCCTGGACGTGCTGCGCGCCATCGCCACCGAGTGA
- a CDS encoding SHOCT domain-containing protein, protein MQTLANWDGGPGPWILFFPLIWAAVVIGVVTVLRRTVGRGRRGPWRAMGDFGPPRDSRLTGDSPIALLGRRFATGEIDEDEYWRRLSVLDEQFGRPGKGGAA, encoded by the coding sequence ATGCAGACCCTGGCGAACTGGGACGGCGGCCCCGGCCCGTGGATCCTGTTCTTCCCGCTGATCTGGGCGGCCGTCGTGATCGGCGTCGTGACGGTCCTGCGCCGCACCGTGGGGCGTGGGCGCCGCGGACCGTGGCGCGCCATGGGCGACTTCGGCCCGCCCCGCGACTCCCGCCTCACGGGCGACTCGCCGATCGCGCTGCTCGGCCGCCGCTTCGCCACCGGCGAGATCGACGAGGACGAGTACTGGCGCCGACTGTCCGTCCTGGACGAGCAGTTCGGCCGCCCGGGCAAGGGAGGAGCGGCATGA
- a CDS encoding ROK family protein produces the protein MNGKAGPRTAGEGNTRTRLDRGRGALGPALELVHTGRAPTRAVLTAELGVTRATAGAVAAELEALGLIRVDARPGAAAGSQGRPSHRLEVAEDGPVALAAQVHADGFRAALVGLGGRIVATAPSCETVDADPAKVLGAVVETGAELLRETGRRCVGAGLAVPSAVAEPDGLALNPLHLAWPAGAPVRRIFAERVRAAGIEGPAFAANDINLAALAEHRHGAGRGARDLLCVATGHRGVGGALVLDGRLHTGSSGLALEVGHLTVNPEGRPCYCGSRGCLDVEADPLAFLTAAGRDPGPEVSLLQQANDLIRTRYDHDPSVRTATEALIDRLGLGLAGLVNILNPDRIILGGLHRALLDADPDRLRAVVADRSLWGQSGGVPILACTLDHNTLVGAAELAWQPVLDDPPAALART, from the coding sequence ATGAACGGCAAGGCGGGCCCCCGGACGGCGGGGGAAGGGAACACGCGGACACGGCTGGACCGGGGGCGCGGGGCGCTCGGACCCGCGCTGGAACTCGTGCACACCGGACGTGCGCCGACGCGTGCCGTACTCACCGCCGAGCTGGGCGTCACCCGGGCGACCGCGGGCGCGGTGGCCGCGGAGCTGGAGGCGCTGGGGCTGATCCGGGTCGACGCGCGGCCCGGCGCGGCGGCCGGTTCGCAGGGACGGCCCTCGCACCGCCTGGAGGTCGCCGAGGACGGTCCCGTGGCGCTGGCCGCACAGGTGCACGCCGACGGGTTCCGCGCCGCACTGGTCGGGCTCGGTGGCCGGATTGTCGCCACCGCACCCAGCTGCGAGACCGTCGACGCCGACCCGGCCAAGGTGCTGGGCGCCGTCGTCGAGACCGGCGCGGAGCTGCTGCGCGAGACCGGGCGGCGCTGCGTGGGCGCCGGGCTCGCCGTACCGTCCGCCGTCGCCGAGCCGGACGGGCTCGCCCTCAACCCCCTCCACCTCGCCTGGCCCGCGGGCGCCCCCGTCCGCCGGATCTTCGCCGAGCGGGTGCGCGCGGCGGGCATCGAGGGCCCGGCGTTCGCCGCGAACGACATCAACCTCGCCGCCCTGGCCGAGCACCGCCACGGCGCCGGGCGCGGCGCCCGCGACCTGCTGTGCGTGGCCACCGGGCACCGGGGCGTCGGCGGCGCGCTCGTCCTCGACGGGCGGCTGCACACGGGCAGCTCGGGCCTCGCCCTCGAAGTCGGCCACCTCACCGTCAACCCCGAGGGCCGCCCCTGCTACTGCGGCAGCCGCGGCTGCCTCGACGTCGAGGCGGACCCCCTGGCGTTCCTCACGGCGGCGGGCCGCGACCCCGGCCCCGAGGTGTCCCTCCTCCAGCAGGCCAACGACCTGATCCGCACCCGGTACGACCATGACCCCTCCGTCCGCACGGCCACCGAGGCGCTGATCGACCGCCTCGGCCTCGGCCTCGCCGGACTGGTCAACATCCTCAACCCCGACCGGATCATCCTCGGCGGCCTGCACCGCGCACTCCTCGACGCCGACCCCGACCGGCTGCGCGCCGTCGTCGCCGACCGCAGCCTGTGGGGCCAGAGCGGCGGCGTACCGATCCTCGCCTGCACCCTGGACCACAACACCCTGGTGGGTGCCGCGGAGTTGGCCTGGCAGCCGGTCCTCGACGACCCACCGGCGGCACTGGCTCGGACCTGA
- a CDS encoding ABC transporter ATP-binding protein, whose translation MTTATTTRHAAGVADAVKVYGSGDTAVRALDGVSVGFPAGRFTAIMGPSGSGKSTLMHCAAGLDTLTSGAAFIGDTPLSTLDDRRLTLLRRDRVGFVFQAFNLIPTLTVAENITLPLDLAGTKGSREWIDALVDVVGLRDRLHHRPAELSGGQQQRVAVARAFAGRPDVVFADEPTGNLDSRSGEEVLNLLGRAVRRMDRTVVMVTHDPVAAAHADEVVFLADGRLVDRMESPTADKVLDRMKAFDAKGGRS comes from the coding sequence ATGACGACCGCCACCACGACGCGTCATGCCGCGGGCGTCGCCGACGCCGTCAAGGTGTACGGCAGCGGCGACACCGCCGTCAGGGCCCTGGACGGGGTGAGCGTCGGCTTCCCGGCCGGACGCTTCACCGCGATCATGGGCCCCTCGGGCTCCGGCAAGTCCACCCTGATGCACTGCGCGGCAGGCCTGGACACGCTCACCTCGGGCGCCGCGTTCATCGGCGACACCCCACTGAGCACGCTGGACGACCGCCGACTCACCCTGCTGCGCCGCGACCGTGTCGGCTTCGTCTTCCAGGCGTTCAACCTGATCCCGACGCTGACCGTCGCCGAGAACATCACGCTGCCCCTGGACCTCGCCGGGACGAAGGGTTCCCGCGAGTGGATCGACGCGCTCGTCGACGTCGTCGGCCTGCGCGACCGGCTCCACCACCGCCCCGCCGAACTCTCCGGCGGACAGCAGCAACGCGTCGCCGTGGCCCGGGCGTTCGCCGGCCGGCCCGACGTCGTCTTCGCCGACGAACCCACCGGCAACCTCGACTCCCGCTCCGGCGAGGAGGTCCTGAACCTCCTCGGCCGCGCGGTGCGCCGGATGGACCGTACGGTCGTCATGGTCACGCACGACCCGGTGGCGGCCGCACACGCCGACGAGGTCGTCTTCCTCGCCGACGGACGCCTCGTGGACCGGATGGAGTCCCCGACGGCCGACAAGGTCCTCGACCGGATGAAGGCGTTCGACGCCAAGGGAGGGCGGTCGTGA
- a CDS encoding alpha-ketoglutarate-dependent dioxygenase AlkB family protein produces MDAELFPRSRAEIAPGAVHLPDWLDPAAQRELLDACRAWARPPAGLRTVRTPGGGTMTSRQVCLGWHWYPYRYARTVADGDGAPVKPFPAWLDELGRRAVADTLGLEAAIAPYDIALINFYDADARMGMHRDSDEKSDAPVVSLSLGDTCVFRFGNTESRSRPYTDVELRSGDLFVFGGASRLAYHGVPRVHADTAPPELGLTGRLNVTLRVSGFQVPSDGTPHERIMGDSPS; encoded by the coding sequence ATGGATGCTGAGCTGTTCCCCCGGAGCCGGGCGGAGATCGCGCCGGGCGCGGTGCATCTGCCGGACTGGCTGGACCCGGCTGCCCAGCGGGAGCTTCTCGATGCCTGCCGTGCGTGGGCCCGCCCGCCGGCCGGACTGCGTACGGTGCGCACGCCCGGCGGCGGCACGATGACCTCCCGGCAGGTGTGCCTGGGCTGGCACTGGTACCCGTACCGGTACGCGCGCACGGTCGCCGACGGTGACGGCGCCCCGGTGAAGCCCTTCCCCGCCTGGCTGGACGAGCTCGGCCGCCGCGCGGTCGCGGACACCCTGGGCCTCGAGGCCGCCATCGCCCCGTACGACATCGCACTGATCAACTTCTACGACGCCGACGCCCGGATGGGCATGCACCGCGACAGCGACGAGAAGTCCGACGCGCCCGTGGTGTCGTTGAGCCTCGGCGACACCTGTGTCTTCCGCTTCGGGAACACCGAGTCGCGCTCGCGCCCGTACACGGATGTCGAACTGCGCAGCGGGGACCTGTTCGTGTTCGGCGGGGCCTCCCGGCTCGCCTACCACGGAGTTCCCCGGGTGCACGCCGATACGGCGCCGCCCGAACTGGGCCTGACCGGCCGTCTGAACGTGACGCTACGGGTGAGTGGCTTCCAGGTGCCTTCGGACGGGACACCGCACGAGCGGATCATGGGAGACTCGCCCTCATGA
- a CDS encoding DUF4865 family protein, with the protein MHATQYELTLPADYDMGIVRARVSRVGHLLDDWEGLGFKTYLMRERGVHGSPVNQYAPFYLWNTVEGMNSFLWGGAFQGLVDDFGRPVVQNWTGLAYEEGGAAGAPPQVAVRRRQPVPEGVDLAEVMADAAAETERLASLDGAVCAAAAVDPRHWELVHFSLWDHDTPKAPGEVFQVLHLSAPGRDRLPRGRQW; encoded by the coding sequence ATGCACGCGACGCAGTACGAACTGACGTTACCCGCCGACTACGACATGGGGATCGTCCGCGCCCGGGTCTCCCGCGTCGGACACCTCCTCGACGACTGGGAGGGGCTCGGTTTCAAGACGTATCTGATGCGTGAGCGCGGGGTGCACGGCTCGCCGGTCAACCAGTACGCGCCCTTCTACCTCTGGAACACCGTCGAGGGCATGAACTCCTTCCTCTGGGGCGGCGCCTTCCAGGGGCTCGTCGACGACTTCGGGCGGCCGGTGGTGCAGAACTGGACGGGCCTCGCGTACGAGGAGGGCGGCGCCGCCGGTGCGCCGCCCCAGGTCGCGGTGCGGCGACGGCAGCCCGTACCCGAGGGCGTCGACCTGGCCGAGGTGATGGCGGACGCAGCGGCGGAGACGGAGCGGCTGGCCTCGCTCGACGGCGCGGTGTGCGCTGCCGCCGCCGTCGACCCGCGCCACTGGGAGCTGGTCCACTTCTCCCTCTGGGACCACGACACGCCCAAGGCCCCCGGCGAGGTCTTCCAGGTGCTGCACCTGTCGGCGCCCGGGCGCGACCGGCTGCCCCGGGGCCGGCAGTGGTGA